From the genome of Candidatus Cloacimonadota bacterium:
TCGCGGTAAACTTTCTGAAAAAGAAATTGAAAAAGGAATGCGAGAGATACGTCTTGCTTTATTGGAAGCAGATGTCAATTATAAAGTAGCAAAACAATTCACAAAAGACGTTCAGATCAAAGCAATGGGCAAAGAAGTGCAAAAATCTCTTACACCCGGGCAACAAATCATCAAAATCGTCAATCAAGAATTAATTACGTTGATGAAATCAGACTCGGTTATCCACGAACTCCCAAAAAACCGTTTATCAGTTATTATGATCGTGGGGCTTCAAGGTTCGGGAAAGACAACTACTTGCGCCAAACTTGCTTTGAAATATAAAAAAGAAAAATACTCTCCCCTACTCGTTGCTGCAGATATTTATCGCCCGGCAGCTGTAAAACAGTTGGAAACATTGGGCAAATCTATTGATGTGCCTGTTTTCAGCGATCCGTCCAAAAAACTCAGTAAAATTGCAAAAAATTCTCTAAAATTTGCCGAAAAGAATGACTGCAATTTGATTATTTTTGACACAGCCGGTCGTCTTCATATTGATGATATGATGATGAAAGAACTTGAGGAAGTAGAAAAAATAATTAAACCCCACGAAATCTTTTTCGTAGCAGATTCTATGACAGGTCAGGATGCGGTGAACAGTGCCCGAGAATTCAACTCCCGCCTAAATATTTCCGGCATTATTCTCACAAAATTGGATGGTGATGCAAGGGGTGGAGCTGCCTTATCTATCAAAGCGATAACAAAAAAGCCCATTCGCTTTGTGGGTGTGGGTGAGAAACTGAATGACTTGGAAACCTTTCATGCAGACAGAATTACCTCCCGAATTCTCGGTATGGGCGATATGCTATCACTTATCGAAAAAGCCGAATCCGCTTATGATGTGGAAGAGGCAAAAAAATTACAAACAAAACTACGAAAAAATCTTTTTACTCTGGAAGATTTTCATGTGCAACTACAAAAAATTAAAAAGATGGGACCAATGGGAGATTTGTTAAAAATGCTACCCGGTTCAAATTCAAAGCTTCTGAAAAACACCAAAGTAGATGAACATGAATTAGATCACGTGGAAGCCATTATTTTCTCGATGACTCCAAATGAAAAAATACATCCTAATATTATCAACGGAAATAGACGCCGACGAATTGCAACAGGGAGCGGAACTACCTTGCAACAGGTCAACAGGCTTTTGAAGCAATTCGATTCAATGAAAAAAATGATGAAAAATTTGAATAAAAGTAAAGGAAATTTTCCCATGGGAAATCAATTTTTCCCTATGGGATAATTATGTTGAAAGACCAAGTTTAAATACTTTCGGAGGATGAAATGCAAAAATTACCAAAAATATTGTTAGTAGAGGATAATCCGTTGGATGTGGAGATGACTTTAGCTGCTTTGTCAGAAAACAAGCTTGCCAACAAAATAATCGTTGCTAAAGATGGTGAAGAGGCACTTGATTATTTTTATAGGCGAAACAAGTTTGCAGATCGTGAAGAAGAGAACCCTATTCTCGTTCTTCTTGATTTAAAAATGCCAAAAATCGATGGCATGGAAGTTTTAAAAACTATAAAACAGGATGATAAATTGAAGAATATCCCGGTCGTGATTCTTACTTCTTCCCGAATGGAAACGGATTTGATACAGTCATACAATCTCGGGGTAAACGCCTATGTTGTGAAACCGGTAGATTTTGACAATTTTGTGGAAGCGGTAAAAGACATTAGTGCTTTCTGGGCTTTATTAAATGAAGTTCCCACCGAATAATTTGCTTTTCTGAAATTATATTTTATCTCTCTTCGACATCTATATTAGGGCTATCGGAACGTACCACTAAAGAAGTACGGATTTAAGAGGATAAACCAGTGAAAAAAATATTCGTAAGGTGCAAAATACATTATTGAAATGGTATTACTTGGGGATAACTTACGAGTAATTTTTCAAATTTTACCACACTCTCACCGGAAATTGATATTTTAAAAGAGTTCGAGTTTGGATAGAAACCCAAACGAATTTGAAATGTTTTTAGAACCAGCTGCTCATTTCTTACCCTTACTCCAATCCCAAATCCTGAATATAATTTTTGGGAAAATATATTACTTGCCTGATCGCAAATATGTGCCATATCCAGAAATCCAAATAATGCAAATCGGAATCCATAAAAATGTTGGGGAGTAAATAAAATGGACTCTATATCCAAGCCTAATCGCTGATCACCTTTCACATTATCGTTCTCAAATCCGCGAATCCCATTTTCATCATTAATATCAACAAATTCCACTTTGTCTCGGTTAATTCCTTTAATGTATTGTAACTCCAACATATTACGCAACTTATATTTGCCTAAATTGATTAGTGGGGAAAAAAATGTACTTTTTGAATTTATAATCCCTTCGTCAAATAAATTTTGCCTAAGAAAAAAATTACCCATTTCTAATTTACTAAAAAAATACCCAATATCTTTTATATATTTCCCCCCGGCAAACCGTGTTCCTACATATATTCTATTGCAAAACTCGTTGAAATCAGGACCGGCCATAATCGCGATCAGATATCCATAAGGTATATATTCTACTCTACCAAAATTGTAGATCAGACTAGTTTTGTAATAATCATTTTTGAACATGCCCAAACTAAAGAGAACAATAGTACTATTGTGATAAAACCGATTTGAGTCAGCCGAAACATCAGGACGAATTGAAAAATCCTTGTTCGAGAGACTTGCCATATAATTTAAGTATTTATGGCTGTTCCGATCCTTATCTGAATTTAATAATTTTGGAATTCCAAAACCAATTGTCATAAAATTATTCACAGAGCGATGAGTGATGGTCAGAGAATCACTAATTTCCGCAAATCGTTCTATTCTTCCGAACTCGAAACCTTCAGTTGTCTTTATTCTTGTTGAAAAAAAATTACGTTGTACAGAGAAATCATACAGTTCTGTGTTTTGATCTTTGCTATACAAAATTTTTCCTGTGGCAAAAGAACCTTTAATATTAAAAACCTCGTATTGTCCGCCCACAAACTCACAAATATTTTCTGCTTCCGTATCAAAAAGTAAACTCCCGGAAATGTTTTGCCCAAGCCCGAGGATATTTTCATTATATATTCTGCTTTGAACAGAATGATAATTAGGAAAAGATACGGCAGCCCCGAGAGAAAATGCATCCTGAGTGATTACTTCCACATCCACAGAATCTGTGCAAATA
Proteins encoded in this window:
- the ffh gene encoding signal recognition particle protein, with the protein product MFESLTDRLGTIFSKLKSRGKLSEKEIEKGMREIRLALLEADVNYKVAKQFTKDVQIKAMGKEVQKSLTPGQQIIKIVNQELITLMKSDSVIHELPKNRLSVIMIVGLQGSGKTTTCAKLALKYKKEKYSPLLVAADIYRPAAVKQLETLGKSIDVPVFSDPSKKLSKIAKNSLKFAEKNDCNLIIFDTAGRLHIDDMMMKELEEVEKIIKPHEIFFVADSMTGQDAVNSAREFNSRLNISGIILTKLDGDARGGAALSIKAITKKPIRFVGVGEKLNDLETFHADRITSRILGMGDMLSLIEKAESAYDVEEAKKLQTKLRKNLFTLEDFHVQLQKIKKMGPMGDLLKMLPGSNSKLLKNTKVDEHELDHVEAIIFSMTPNEKIHPNIINGNRRRRIATGSGTTLQQVNRLLKQFDSMKKMMKNLNKSKGNFPMGNQFFPMG
- a CDS encoding response regulator, whose translation is MQKLPKILLVEDNPLDVEMTLAALSENKLANKIIVAKDGEEALDYFYRRNKFADREEENPILVLLDLKMPKIDGMEVLKTIKQDDKLKNIPVVILTSSRMETDLIQSYNLGVNAYVVKPVDFDNFVEAVKDISAFWALLNEVPTE